The following are encoded in a window of Syngnathoides biaculeatus isolate LvHL_M chromosome 3, ASM1980259v1, whole genome shotgun sequence genomic DNA:
- the LOC133498385 gene encoding gastrula zinc finger protein XlCGF8.2DB-like isoform X1, which yields MSCCYSLCCSIKTELSAAPYERACIMMDYKVQSLTSYHQTPTMEDLNGIRPTERSSKIKLPPDLEEPEPYHIKEEVNEHSICQGGVHFPGMDFPVIRVIVKSEDNEDDPDSSQYPRIQRDKRRSQGDRFVNPLSDNDDMTSHSPDTADEQVKSDVTCPTDKTRFTCSECDKTFVNKRNLKRHIRIHTGEKPFVCSFCGKGLSEMTTLIAHTRTHTGEKPFPCSVCHTGFRVRTLLVKHMRTHTGEKPYSCPICDRKFSRKESMITHTQTHTGEKPFACSVCGQRFSRKGNLRTHSRTHTGEKPFSCTVCNTNFRVQSGLVQHMRTHTGEKPFACSECGKRFTQRTNLITHSRSHTGEKPFTCSICHTSFSYHSSLNNHMRTHSK from the exons ATGTCATGTTGCTACTCTCTCTGTTGTAGTATCAAGACTGAACTGTCAGCAGCGCCATACGAGAGAGCATGTATAATGATGGATTACAAAGTCCAAAG TTTAACATCTTACCATCAAACCCCAACAATGGAGGACCTCAATGGAATCAGACCTACAGAACGTTCCAGTAAAATTAAGCTTCCCCCTGATCTCGAGGAGCCGGAACCCTACCACATTAAAGAGGAGGTTAATGAACACAGCATTTGTCAAGGAGGGGTGCACTTTCCAGGAATGGACTTCCCAGTGATTCGTGTCATTGTGAAGAGTGAAGACAATGAAGATGACCCTGACTCGTCACAGTATCCTCGCATTCAACGTGATAAAAGAAGATCCCAAGGAGACCGCTTTGTGAATCCACTCTCAGATAATGATGACATGACATCACACTCTCCTGACACTGCTGATGAACAGGTTAAAAGTGATGTGACATGCCCCACTGACAAAACACGCTTCACATGTTCTGAATGTGACAAAACATTTGTCAATAAGAGAAATCTGAAAAGGCACATTAGGATTCACACGGGAGAGAAACCGTTTGTGTGCTCATTTTGCGGTAAGGGATTATCTGAAATGACAACTTTAATCGCACACACAAGAACGCATACTGGGGAAAAACCATTTCCCTGTTCAGTTTGTCACACAGGTTTCCGAGTGCGTACACTTTTGGTTAaacacatgagaacacacactggggagaaaccttATTCTTGTCCAATTTGTGATAGAAAATTCTCCCGTAAGGAATCCatgataacacacacacaaacacacacaggtgagaaaccttttgcctgctcagtttgtggccaaagattctcaCGAAAGGGAAATCTGAGAACTCactcaagaacacacactggagagaagccATTTTCCTGCACTGTCTGCAACACAAATTTCCGAGTTCAATCTGGGTTGGTTCAGCACATGAGAACACATacaggagagaaaccttttgcctgctctgAATGTGGCAAACGATTCACTCAAAGGACAAATCTGATAACACACTCAAGAtcacacacaggagaaaaaccttttacCTGCTCAATCTGCCACACAAGCTTTAGCTATCATTCTTCATTGAATAATCACATGAGAACACACAGTAAATAA
- the LOC133498385 gene encoding gastrula zinc finger protein XlCGF8.2DB-like isoform X2 — MMDYKVQSLTSYHQTPTMEDLNGIRPTERSSKIKLPPDLEEPEPYHIKEEVNEHSICQGGVHFPGMDFPVIRVIVKSEDNEDDPDSSQYPRIQRDKRRSQGDRFVNPLSDNDDMTSHSPDTADEQVKSDVTCPTDKTRFTCSECDKTFVNKRNLKRHIRIHTGEKPFVCSFCGKGLSEMTTLIAHTRTHTGEKPFPCSVCHTGFRVRTLLVKHMRTHTGEKPYSCPICDRKFSRKESMITHTQTHTGEKPFACSVCGQRFSRKGNLRTHSRTHTGEKPFSCTVCNTNFRVQSGLVQHMRTHTGEKPFACSECGKRFTQRTNLITHSRSHTGEKPFTCSICHTSFSYHSSLNNHMRTHSK, encoded by the exons ATGATGGATTACAAAGTCCAAAG TTTAACATCTTACCATCAAACCCCAACAATGGAGGACCTCAATGGAATCAGACCTACAGAACGTTCCAGTAAAATTAAGCTTCCCCCTGATCTCGAGGAGCCGGAACCCTACCACATTAAAGAGGAGGTTAATGAACACAGCATTTGTCAAGGAGGGGTGCACTTTCCAGGAATGGACTTCCCAGTGATTCGTGTCATTGTGAAGAGTGAAGACAATGAAGATGACCCTGACTCGTCACAGTATCCTCGCATTCAACGTGATAAAAGAAGATCCCAAGGAGACCGCTTTGTGAATCCACTCTCAGATAATGATGACATGACATCACACTCTCCTGACACTGCTGATGAACAGGTTAAAAGTGATGTGACATGCCCCACTGACAAAACACGCTTCACATGTTCTGAATGTGACAAAACATTTGTCAATAAGAGAAATCTGAAAAGGCACATTAGGATTCACACGGGAGAGAAACCGTTTGTGTGCTCATTTTGCGGTAAGGGATTATCTGAAATGACAACTTTAATCGCACACACAAGAACGCATACTGGGGAAAAACCATTTCCCTGTTCAGTTTGTCACACAGGTTTCCGAGTGCGTACACTTTTGGTTAaacacatgagaacacacactggggagaaaccttATTCTTGTCCAATTTGTGATAGAAAATTCTCCCGTAAGGAATCCatgataacacacacacaaacacacacaggtgagaaaccttttgcctgctcagtttgtggccaaagattctcaCGAAAGGGAAATCTGAGAACTCactcaagaacacacactggagagaagccATTTTCCTGCACTGTCTGCAACACAAATTTCCGAGTTCAATCTGGGTTGGTTCAGCACATGAGAACACATacaggagagaaaccttttgcctgctctgAATGTGGCAAACGATTCACTCAAAGGACAAATCTGATAACACACTCAAGAtcacacacaggagaaaaaccttttacCTGCTCAATCTGCCACACAAGCTTTAGCTATCATTCTTCATTGAATAATCACATGAGAACACACAGTAAATAA
- the LOC133498385 gene encoding gastrula zinc finger protein XlCGF8.2DB-like isoform X3, translated as MEDLNGIRPTERSSKIKLPPDLEEPEPYHIKEEVNEHSICQGGVHFPGMDFPVIRVIVKSEDNEDDPDSSQYPRIQRDKRRSQGDRFVNPLSDNDDMTSHSPDTADEQVKSDVTCPTDKTRFTCSECDKTFVNKRNLKRHIRIHTGEKPFVCSFCGKGLSEMTTLIAHTRTHTGEKPFPCSVCHTGFRVRTLLVKHMRTHTGEKPYSCPICDRKFSRKESMITHTQTHTGEKPFACSVCGQRFSRKGNLRTHSRTHTGEKPFSCTVCNTNFRVQSGLVQHMRTHTGEKPFACSECGKRFTQRTNLITHSRSHTGEKPFTCSICHTSFSYHSSLNNHMRTHSK; from the coding sequence ATGGAGGACCTCAATGGAATCAGACCTACAGAACGTTCCAGTAAAATTAAGCTTCCCCCTGATCTCGAGGAGCCGGAACCCTACCACATTAAAGAGGAGGTTAATGAACACAGCATTTGTCAAGGAGGGGTGCACTTTCCAGGAATGGACTTCCCAGTGATTCGTGTCATTGTGAAGAGTGAAGACAATGAAGATGACCCTGACTCGTCACAGTATCCTCGCATTCAACGTGATAAAAGAAGATCCCAAGGAGACCGCTTTGTGAATCCACTCTCAGATAATGATGACATGACATCACACTCTCCTGACACTGCTGATGAACAGGTTAAAAGTGATGTGACATGCCCCACTGACAAAACACGCTTCACATGTTCTGAATGTGACAAAACATTTGTCAATAAGAGAAATCTGAAAAGGCACATTAGGATTCACACGGGAGAGAAACCGTTTGTGTGCTCATTTTGCGGTAAGGGATTATCTGAAATGACAACTTTAATCGCACACACAAGAACGCATACTGGGGAAAAACCATTTCCCTGTTCAGTTTGTCACACAGGTTTCCGAGTGCGTACACTTTTGGTTAaacacatgagaacacacactggggagaaaccttATTCTTGTCCAATTTGTGATAGAAAATTCTCCCGTAAGGAATCCatgataacacacacacaaacacacacaggtgagaaaccttttgcctgctcagtttgtggccaaagattctcaCGAAAGGGAAATCTGAGAACTCactcaagaacacacactggagagaagccATTTTCCTGCACTGTCTGCAACACAAATTTCCGAGTTCAATCTGGGTTGGTTCAGCACATGAGAACACATacaggagagaaaccttttgcctgctctgAATGTGGCAAACGATTCACTCAAAGGACAAATCTGATAACACACTCAAGAtcacacacaggagaaaaaccttttacCTGCTCAATCTGCCACACAAGCTTTAGCTATCATTCTTCATTGAATAATCACATGAGAACACACAGTAAATAA